The Pseudoalteromonas translucida KMM 520 genome has a window encoding:
- a CDS encoding type I-F CRISPR-associated protein Csy2: MNLQDALAIEPLKEKTTALRKLFVPYTSHVEVDGFEELALTVLINLVYKRSEIDDLTSARTAKSVLRDEVLLSKCINEVKWFHTHNLKYPDIRVSHQRLISEVVSEDIAGICSRSLPLSFGWSHNSAEINHAKLFLTSFNWQGEVTCLARLLINEEPVWINLIRAYGFTKKAVLEISGKIKQQLPVAEFPLEVSSFSPQLQMPFQQSYLVVTPVVSHAMLAKIQQLTTDRKLNFALVEHSRPANVGDLASSVGGNIRVLRYFPKTYSKAVNRSKVANNDIEKAFKIRALLSSQFQQALLVLVGIKQFNTLRQKRLARVAAIRQVRVSLQLWLDNILEAKNNAQNQVYPEWVRHYLDQSITNCISQFSNVLNESLGNLSKLKRFAYHPNLMGLFKAQLNYVFTHCAAEQEILNDEQIVYVHCQDMRVFDAEAMANPYIQGMPSLTALNGLAHNFERKLKNFIDPSIKCIGSAIYIENYQLHTGKPLPEPSKLKQVAGRSHVIRSGIIDKPKCDITLDLVFRLFVPNTELLDKLNSQLIKPALPSSFAGGTMHPPSLYQNIDWCHVHTKPSELFKKLKAKSSNGSWLYPSKKVVKSFEQLIDALNSNFNLRPAAIGLAALEEPVKRDAALHEYHCYAEPVIGLLECVSNTSVKYAGAKQFFHDAFWVMDVQKESMLMKKSKFEYE; encoded by the coding sequence ATGAACTTACAAGATGCACTTGCAATTGAACCACTAAAAGAAAAAACCACAGCACTTAGAAAATTGTTCGTTCCATACACGTCTCATGTCGAGGTAGATGGCTTTGAAGAACTAGCGCTGACTGTGCTCATTAATCTTGTTTATAAGCGAAGTGAGATTGATGATTTAACAAGTGCAAGAACTGCTAAAAGTGTACTACGCGATGAAGTGTTACTGAGTAAGTGCATTAACGAAGTGAAATGGTTTCATACTCATAATTTAAAATACCCCGATATACGAGTAAGCCATCAACGTTTAATTAGTGAAGTTGTAAGTGAAGATATTGCGGGCATTTGCAGCCGGTCATTACCTTTAAGTTTTGGCTGGTCGCACAACAGTGCTGAAATTAATCATGCAAAGCTATTTTTAACCTCGTTTAATTGGCAAGGTGAAGTGACTTGTTTAGCAAGGCTGTTAATTAATGAAGAGCCTGTTTGGATTAATTTAATAAGAGCATACGGGTTTACTAAAAAGGCGGTTTTAGAAATCTCGGGTAAAATAAAACAGCAGTTGCCAGTGGCAGAGTTCCCATTAGAAGTAAGCTCTTTTTCACCACAATTACAAATGCCATTTCAGCAAAGCTACCTTGTGGTTACGCCTGTAGTAAGCCACGCAATGCTGGCTAAAATTCAGCAATTAACAACAGATCGTAAGTTAAATTTTGCTTTAGTTGAGCACTCAAGACCTGCCAATGTTGGCGATTTAGCAAGCTCAGTAGGCGGCAATATAAGAGTGCTGCGTTACTTTCCTAAAACATATTCAAAGGCTGTTAACCGCTCTAAAGTAGCCAATAATGATATTGAGAAAGCATTTAAAATTCGTGCGCTATTAAGTAGTCAATTTCAACAGGCGCTTTTGGTGTTGGTAGGCATTAAACAGTTTAATACGTTAAGGCAAAAACGATTAGCGCGAGTAGCGGCTATTAGGCAAGTACGTGTTAGCTTGCAGTTATGGCTTGATAATATTCTTGAAGCTAAAAATAACGCGCAAAACCAAGTTTACCCTGAGTGGGTAAGGCATTACTTAGATCAGAGTATTACTAACTGTATTAGCCAATTTAGTAACGTACTAAATGAGAGCCTTGGTAATTTAAGTAAGCTCAAACGCTTTGCGTATCACCCTAATTTAATGGGACTGTTTAAAGCGCAGTTAAACTATGTATTTACTCACTGTGCAGCTGAACAAGAAATATTAAATGATGAGCAGATAGTGTATGTACATTGCCAAGATATGCGAGTGTTTGATGCTGAGGCAATGGCTAATCCGTATATTCAAGGCATGCCGTCACTTACTGCTTTAAATGGGCTTGCTCATAACTTTGAGCGTAAGCTAAAAAACTTTATAGACCCTTCAATTAAGTGTATTGGCAGTGCTATTTACATTGAAAACTATCAATTACATACAGGTAAACCATTACCTGAGCCAAGCAAGTTAAAACAAGTTGCAGGGCGTAGTCATGTAATAAGATCTGGAATTATCGATAAACCAAAATGTGACATAACACTCGATTTAGTATTTAGACTTTTTGTACCAAATACTGAGCTGTTAGATAAGTTAAATAGTCAGCTTATAAAGCCCGCACTACCGTCTTCATTTGCAGGCGGGACTATGCATCCACCTTCGTTATATCAAAATATTGACTGGTGCCATGTACATACCAAACCGAGCGAGCTGTTTAAAAAACTTAAAGCAAAATCGTCAAATGGCAGTTGGTTATATCCTTCAAAAAAAGTAGTTAAAAGTTTTGAACAATTAATTGATGCCCTTAACAGTAACTTTAATTTAAGACCCGCTGCAATTGGCTTGGCTGCGCTTGAAGAACCCGTAAAGCGAGATGCAGCATTACATGAATACCATTGTTATGCAGAGCCCGTAATTGGGCTGTTAGAGTGTGTTAGCAATACATCAGTAAAGTACGCAGGGGCTAAGCAGTTCTTTCATGACGCATTTTGGGTTATGGATGTTCAAAAAGAGTCTATGCTTATGAAAAAGTCTAAGTTTGAGTATGAATAA
- a CDS encoding TniQ family protein, which produces MHFLVQTKSYPDEALESYLLRLARDNSYNGYSELADILWQWLAEQDNELEGALPLALSKVDVYHARQASSFRIRALKLVAQLADVNAGDILALAWRRSNFKFGNLAAVSRNELAIPLELLRTDNIPVCIKCLSESSHIPFYWHLKPYKACHKHKSQLITRCKECYDLIDYRASEAFLECVCGCKITNSEQLNDADFKIAIALASSNSQKIVGLISWFAKVKQLDVSDADFNCAFVDYFNTWPESLTTELDLLTNNARLKQLNPFNKTKFSSVYGDLIRDGQIAATSNRKNKVIDEIISYFVELVDSNPKAKHPNIGDLLLCTFDAAVLLNTTTEQVYRLHQEAFLNCAYSQKKHEQLRADSHVFYLRQVIELQQAFAAEKPLTKKQFIAPW; this is translated from the coding sequence ATGCATTTTTTAGTTCAAACAAAATCTTACCCAGATGAGGCGCTTGAAAGCTATTTGCTGAGGCTTGCAAGGGATAACTCATACAATGGCTATAGTGAGCTTGCTGATATTTTGTGGCAATGGCTTGCAGAGCAAGATAATGAGCTTGAAGGTGCGCTGCCGTTAGCGCTGAGTAAAGTTGATGTTTATCATGCTAGGCAAGCGAGCAGCTTTAGAATAAGAGCGCTTAAGTTGGTTGCTCAATTAGCAGATGTAAACGCTGGTGACATTCTTGCACTTGCTTGGAGGCGCAGTAATTTTAAATTTGGCAACCTTGCCGCAGTAAGTCGAAATGAACTGGCTATTCCCCTTGAGCTACTTCGTACTGATAACATACCTGTTTGCATTAAATGCTTGTCTGAATCTTCCCATATTCCCTTTTATTGGCATTTAAAGCCCTATAAGGCGTGTCATAAGCATAAGTCACAATTAATTACACGTTGTAAGGAGTGCTATGACTTAATTGATTACAGAGCCTCTGAGGCGTTTTTAGAGTGTGTTTGCGGTTGTAAAATAACCAATAGTGAACAGTTAAACGATGCAGACTTTAAAATTGCAATTGCGCTTGCAAGTAGTAACAGCCAAAAAATAGTAGGGTTGATATCGTGGTTTGCGAAGGTTAAGCAACTTGATGTAAGTGATGCAGACTTTAACTGCGCTTTTGTTGATTACTTTAATACTTGGCCTGAAAGCCTTACCACTGAATTAGATTTACTCACAAATAATGCGCGACTCAAGCAACTTAACCCTTTTAATAAAACTAAGTTCAGCTCTGTTTATGGCGATTTAATCCGTGATGGTCAAATAGCTGCAACAAGTAACCGGAAAAACAAAGTAATTGATGAGATTATTAGTTATTTTGTCGAATTAGTTGATAGTAACCCTAAAGCTAAACATCCAAATATTGGTGACTTACTGCTTTGTACTTTTGATGCCGCAGTATTGTTAAACACTACTACAGAGCAAGTTTACAGGCTTCATCAAGAAGCCTTTTTAAACTGTGCTTATTCACAAAAAAAGCACGAACAGCTCAGAGCTGATAGCCATGTATTTTATTTACGCCAAGTGATTGAACTACAACAAGCATTCGCAGCTGAAAAGCCTCTAACAAAAAAACAATTTATAGCGCCGTGGTAA
- a CDS encoding helix-turn-helix domain-containing protein produces the protein METPTPSRLKSARKAAGLTQQQLGMALGMEPNTASARMNQYEKGKHAPDFLTMKRIAKELDVPVAYFYCEEDDLAELICAWGKADQHDKAKLLDSIKASKIF, from the coding sequence ATGGAAACTCCAACACCTTCACGCCTAAAGTCTGCAAGAAAAGCAGCTGGCCTTACTCAGCAACAGCTTGGTATGGCATTAGGAATGGAGCCAAACACGGCTAGTGCTCGCATGAACCAATACGAAAAAGGCAAACATGCCCCTGATTTTTTAACCATGAAACGCATAGCTAAAGAGCTAGATGTGCCAGTTGCTTACTTTTATTGTGAAGAAGATGACTTGGCTGAATTAATTTGCGCATGGGGTAAAGCAGACCAGCATGATAAGGCGAAACTGCTTGATAGTATTAAAGCTTCCAAAATATTTTAA
- a CDS encoding retron Ec48 family effector membrane protein has translation MTLDKFKSIFINLKKHISVNYLLSVRTKSWFVFLFLLYISLQLLLVIGVAIEFINDENLTWGLCLTNSCLKIVNERFIYSLSFSKELTVIFGTILAGLGVYIGWKTYALSLENSIMSNHNNNLSNFAEFCSAQIERDHLLSPERIDLYTYYALVFPDSRSGKFNFFRLYDRKLNDVIAVIEDSNQRYNDAKDTNLRYKYTNHQTKLIEVLKEFGITIEHRHRTSFDEIELSLYQYIDSVTKQFTTSKIRLAGLKKDYL, from the coding sequence ATGACATTGGATAAATTTAAGAGCATATTTATCAATTTGAAAAAACATATTTCGGTGAATTACCTTTTAAGCGTTAGAACTAAAAGCTGGTTTGTATTCCTTTTTTTACTTTATATTTCCCTACAGTTGTTGCTAGTTATAGGCGTTGCAATTGAATTTATCAATGATGAGAACTTAACTTGGGGATTATGTTTAACCAATTCTTGTTTAAAAATTGTTAATGAACGGTTCATCTATTCCCTATCTTTCAGTAAAGAATTGACTGTTATATTTGGAACTATACTAGCTGGATTGGGTGTGTATATTGGGTGGAAAACGTATGCTTTATCATTAGAAAATAGCATAATGTCAAACCATAACAACAACTTAAGTAACTTTGCAGAATTCTGTTCAGCTCAAATTGAACGGGACCACTTGTTAAGTCCAGAACGTATTGATTTGTATACATATTATGCTTTAGTGTTCCCAGACTCTAGAAGTGGTAAATTTAACTTTTTTAGACTGTACGATCGAAAATTAAATGACGTAATAGCTGTAATTGAGGACTCAAACCAAAGATACAATGATGCTAAAGATACTAACTTAAGATATAAATATACAAACCATCAAACAAAGCTAATAGAAGTTTTGAAAGAATTTGGTATAACAATTGAGCACAGACACCGAACGAGCTTTGATGAAATTGAGCTCAGCCTTTATCAATATATTGACTCAGTTACAAAACAATTTACAACTAGTAAAATTCGATTGGCCGGCCTGAAAAAAGATTATCTTTAA
- a CDS encoding reverse transcriptase family protein, whose translation MEIKYYRGDPIKKLENFISFLDLEDDYEAFISSNSSSRYREPVKSAYKSDGSKRRVLCPNKLTRKFQRRINNRFFKPKIIWPEFVYGSIPKLINGIEDSRDHIKCAEKHCGAKSLLKMDISDFFDNIHKEHIKDILVNTLDLSNEVADFICDVCCFENTLVQGALTSSYVANLIFFDLEHLLVKRLERKGLTYTRFIDDISVSSTASNFNFNTAKKLIEDMLLQKDLPINEQKEEVSYSSIKPLMVHGLRVEFDQPRLPAKEIAKIRAEVHALTKKAQENNFRKSRSYRRSFDRCLGRIHKLARVKHPKHGYFKNALSDIQPLPSAVDIKHCFFIIKKLETYPDSYREKYWYKKRFNLVVYMNGIIKRLYKDKYTEISERLKEIEPKDRKYDIG comes from the coding sequence ATGGAAATTAAGTATTACCGAGGCGACCCAATTAAAAAGCTTGAAAACTTTATATCTTTTCTAGATTTAGAAGATGATTATGAAGCTTTTATATCCTCAAATAGCTCTTCTAGATATCGTGAACCTGTTAAATCTGCATATAAAAGTGATGGTTCTAAGAGAAGAGTTTTATGTCCTAATAAATTGACCAGAAAATTTCAGAGAAGAATCAATAACCGCTTTTTCAAGCCTAAAATAATTTGGCCTGAGTTTGTATACGGTTCTATACCAAAGTTAATTAATGGAATTGAGGATAGCAGAGACCACATCAAATGTGCTGAAAAGCATTGTGGAGCAAAAAGCCTTTTAAAAATGGATATATCAGATTTCTTCGATAATATTCATAAAGAGCATATAAAAGATATTTTGGTTAATACTTTAGATCTTTCAAATGAAGTAGCCGATTTCATATGTGATGTTTGTTGCTTTGAAAATACATTGGTTCAAGGCGCATTGACCTCAAGCTATGTAGCTAACTTAATATTTTTTGACTTAGAACACTTACTGGTTAAACGATTAGAACGTAAGGGACTTACTTATACTAGGTTCATTGATGATATCTCCGTTTCTAGTACAGCTTCTAATTTTAATTTCAACACTGCAAAAAAATTAATTGAAGACATGCTTCTGCAAAAAGATTTGCCAATAAATGAGCAAAAAGAAGAGGTGTCTTATAGCTCGATAAAGCCCTTGATGGTACACGGGCTTAGAGTTGAGTTTGACCAGCCACGTTTACCTGCTAAAGAGATTGCAAAAATCAGAGCAGAAGTACATGCATTAACAAAGAAAGCTCAAGAAAATAACTTTAGGAAAAGCAGAAGTTATCGCAGATCTTTTGATAGATGTTTAGGTCGCATTCACAAGCTAGCAAGGGTCAAGCATCCAAAACACGGCTACTTTAAAAACGCTTTAAGTGATATTCAGCCATTGCCATCGGCAGTTGATATAAAACATTGTTTTTTTATAATTAAAAAGCTCGAAACCTACCCTGATAGTTATAGGGAGAAATACTGGTACAAAAAAAGATTTAACCTAGTTGTTTATATGAATGGAATTATAAAAAGATTATATAAAGATAAATACACCGAAATAAGTGAGCGACTTAAAGAAATTGAGCCAAAGGATCGAAAATATGACATTGGATAA
- a CDS encoding TniB family NTP-binding protein: MLTDKQKEKLNEFRDVFIEYPIITTIFNDFDRLRLGKGLTGEKPCMLLNGDTGTGKTALIKQYKERHLPQFINGVMNHPVLVSRIPSNPTLESTLAELLKDLGQVGSTERKLRINGTRLTTSLIKCLKTCGTELIIIDEFQELIEHNQGKKRREIANRLKYINDEAGVSIVLVGMPWAEKIADEPQWSSRLLIRRQLPYFKLSENPKHFVQLIIGLANRMPFAEKPNLSEQATVFTLFSLSKGCFRTLKYFLDDAVLYALMDNAKTLTTKHLVKAFEVLFPDVPNLFTLPVAEITASEVERYSLYKPESSQDEDPFIATKFTDRMPISQLLRK; encoded by the coding sequence ATGCTGACCGATAAACAAAAAGAAAAGCTGAATGAATTTCGTGATGTATTTATTGAATACCCAATAATAACCACCATATTTAACGACTTCGATAGATTAAGACTTGGTAAAGGGCTAACAGGTGAAAAGCCTTGCATGCTCTTAAATGGCGATACAGGCACAGGTAAAACAGCACTGATCAAGCAATATAAAGAACGACATTTACCGCAATTTATTAATGGTGTTATGAACCACCCTGTATTGGTAAGCCGCATACCTAGTAACCCGACATTAGAATCTACTTTAGCAGAGCTTCTTAAAGATTTAGGGCAAGTAGGCAGCACAGAGCGTAAGCTACGAATAAACGGCACTCGCTTAACGACATCATTAATAAAATGCCTAAAAACATGTGGCACAGAGCTTATAATTATTGATGAGTTCCAAGAGCTAATTGAGCACAACCAAGGTAAAAAGCGCCGCGAGATTGCTAATCGATTAAAATATATTAACGACGAAGCGGGTGTATCAATTGTATTGGTAGGTATGCCGTGGGCAGAAAAAATAGCAGACGAGCCCCAGTGGTCATCTCGTTTATTAATAAGGCGGCAGTTGCCTTATTTTAAGTTGTCAGAAAACCCAAAGCATTTTGTACAACTAATAATTGGTCTAGCCAACCGTATGCCATTTGCCGAAAAGCCAAACTTAAGTGAGCAAGCAACAGTGTTTACTTTGTTCTCATTATCAAAAGGTTGCTTTAGAACATTAAAATACTTTTTAGATGATGCCGTACTTTATGCATTAATGGACAACGCGAAAACTCTCACAACCAAGCATTTAGTTAAAGCATTTGAGGTACTCTTTCCGGATGTTCCTAATTTATTTACCTTGCCTGTAGCAGAAATAACAGCAAGCGAAGTCGAGCGCTATTCACTTTATAAGCCTGAAAGCTCTCAAGATGAAGACCCGTTTATAGCGACCAAGTTTACTGACCGGATGCCGATTAGTCAGTTGTTAAGGAAATAA
- a CDS encoding Mu transposase C-terminal domain-containing protein, with amino-acid sequence MFNNDLFDDEFNQPLPKAETKLPQNYTKDLQALPEKIKTTTFAKLKYIQWLEANIQGGWTQKNLEPLLKLMPDVEGEKKPSWRTAARWYSAYTNADKNIMALIPSHQKKGNRERDTTTDKFFEKALERYLVKEKPSVASAYKFYKDLVIIENDSVVDSVLKPLTYKAFKNRIDNLPQYEVMIARYGKRLADIAYNKVEGHKRPIRVLEKVEIDHTPLDLILLDDELHIPLGRPTLTMLVDVYSHCIVGYYFSFSEPSYDAVRRAMLNAMKPKSEVAKLYPDTINEWKCAGKIETLVVDNGAEFWSNSLELACEEIGINTQYNPVAKPWLKPFVERMFGTINTELLDPVPGKTFSNILQKHEYNPKKDAIMRFTTFMQLFHKWVVDVYHQDADSRFKYIPSQLWDQGFNTLPPTMLSDADLQQLDVVLSISNHRVLRKGGIRLENLSYDSTELANYRKQFSHKVSQEVLIKLNPDDISYIYVYLDKLEHYIKVPCIDPNGYTQNLSLNQHKINIRIHRDFISGSIDNVGLAKARMFIHNKIQNEFEELKNAPKHSKVKGGKALAKHQNISSDSQKSITHSKPVEAKKVTPKEQPTDSWDDFISDLDGF; translated from the coding sequence ATGTTTAATAACGATTTGTTTGATGATGAGTTTAACCAGCCATTACCAAAAGCTGAAACCAAACTACCTCAAAATTACACTAAAGACTTACAAGCCCTTCCTGAAAAAATAAAAACAACAACATTTGCTAAGCTTAAATATATTCAATGGCTTGAGGCTAATATTCAAGGTGGTTGGACACAAAAAAATCTTGAACCTTTATTAAAATTAATGCCTGATGTTGAGGGTGAAAAAAAGCCAAGTTGGAGAACAGCCGCACGATGGTATAGCGCTTACACCAATGCGGATAAAAATATTATGGCGCTAATACCAAGCCACCAAAAAAAGGGTAATAGGGAGCGCGATACAACCACTGATAAGTTTTTTGAAAAAGCACTTGAGCGTTACTTAGTAAAAGAAAAACCATCAGTGGCTTCGGCTTACAAGTTCTATAAAGACTTAGTTATTATCGAAAACGACAGTGTTGTTGACAGTGTTTTAAAGCCTTTAACATACAAAGCGTTTAAAAACAGAATAGATAACTTACCGCAATACGAAGTAATGATTGCTCGTTATGGTAAGCGCCTTGCTGATATTGCTTATAATAAGGTTGAAGGGCATAAACGGCCTATCCGAGTACTTGAAAAAGTTGAAATTGACCATACGCCACTTGATCTTATTTTATTAGATGATGAGCTACATATTCCACTAGGTAGGCCTACACTCACCATGTTGGTAGATGTGTATAGCCATTGTATTGTTGGCTATTACTTTAGCTTCAGTGAGCCTAGCTATGATGCAGTAAGGCGAGCAATGCTAAATGCGATGAAACCTAAAAGTGAAGTGGCAAAACTATACCCTGATACGATTAATGAGTGGAAGTGTGCTGGCAAAATTGAAACACTCGTTGTTGATAATGGCGCTGAATTTTGGAGCAACAGCCTTGAACTTGCTTGTGAAGAAATAGGCATTAATACTCAATATAACCCAGTCGCAAAGCCTTGGTTAAAACCATTTGTAGAACGTATGTTTGGAACAATAAATACTGAGTTATTAGATCCTGTTCCCGGTAAAACCTTTTCTAACATTTTACAAAAGCATGAATACAATCCAAAAAAAGATGCAATCATGCGCTTTACGACCTTTATGCAGTTATTTCATAAATGGGTAGTAGACGTTTATCATCAAGATGCCGACAGTCGCTTTAAGTACATACCGAGTCAACTGTGGGATCAAGGTTTTAATACGTTACCACCAACAATGCTAAGTGATGCTGATCTTCAACAACTAGATGTTGTGCTCAGTATTTCAAATCATCGGGTACTTCGTAAAGGTGGGATACGGCTAGAAAACTTAAGCTACGACAGTACTGAACTGGCCAATTATAGAAAGCAATTTAGCCATAAAGTATCTCAAGAAGTTTTAATTAAATTAAATCCCGATGATATTTCTTATATATATGTTTACCTTGATAAGCTAGAGCATTACATAAAAGTGCCATGCATAGATCCAAACGGTTACACCCAAAATTTAAGTTTGAATCAGCATAAAATAAATATACGCATCCACCGCGACTTTATTTCGGGCTCTATCGATAATGTAGGCTTAGCAAAAGCGCGCATGTTTATTCATAACAAAATTCAAAACGAGTTTGAAGAGTTAAAAAATGCGCCAAAACACTCAAAAGTAAAGGGTGGTAAAGCGTTAGCTAAACATCAAAATATCAGTAGTGACTCACAAAAGTCAATAACGCATAGCAAACCCGTAGAGGCCAAAAAGGTTACACCTAAAGAGCAACCAACTGATAGCTGGGATGATTTTATCTCAGACTTAGATGGATTTTAA
- a CDS encoding TnsA endonuclease N-terminal domain-containing protein: MYRRKLKYSRVKNLHKFASQKNKSTCLVESSLEFDACFHFEFSPPIAAFEAQPLGYEYEFDNRICRYTPDFLLTHTDGTQKFIEVKPQSKIADEDFRARFIEKQAIAKQDGRDLILVTDKQIRVYPTLNNLKLLHRYSGFQSLTELQASVLELVKQYGSIKVGQLIRYLKVTAGELLATVLRLLSLGQLFADLTTNEISIETAIWSNNV, encoded by the coding sequence ATGTACAGAAGAAAACTAAAATACTCCCGTGTAAAAAATCTTCATAAATTTGCTAGTCAAAAAAATAAATCTACTTGTTTAGTCGAATCCTCTTTAGAGTTTGATGCGTGTTTCCATTTTGAATTTTCACCACCAATAGCCGCATTTGAAGCACAACCTCTAGGTTACGAATATGAGTTCGATAACCGTATTTGCCGTTACACACCTGACTTTTTACTTACCCACACAGACGGCACGCAAAAATTTATAGAAGTAAAACCGCAAAGCAAAATTGCTGACGAAGACTTTCGTGCACGTTTTATTGAAAAGCAAGCCATAGCTAAGCAAGATGGACGCGACTTAATACTGGTTACTGATAAACAAATCCGTGTATACCCAACACTCAATAACTTAAAGCTTTTGCATCGCTACTCTGGTTTTCAGTCTTTAACAGAATTGCAAGCATCGGTACTAGAACTTGTTAAGCAGTACGGCTCTATCAAAGTGGGCCAGTTAATCAGATATTTAAAAGTAACTGCCGGTGAGCTACTTGCTACGGTGCTTCGCTTACTATCACTAGGGCAGTTATTTGCCGACTTAACTACAAATGAAATATCAATAGAAACAGCAATTTGGTCTAACAATGTTTAA
- a CDS encoding DUF3014 domain-containing protein, whose product MSDKPSASDVQKRPPNNNLLFAIIILVVLVCAAAFVLLKPSNEAEVLTEVEPAPVEQPMMELKPENDPALDVPSVLPDKPQDYEMPAQRDAEPAAVQLPPLDESDAVVVAKMDEYLSDSVMELMITDDVIRRGVVFVDNLAKGKVATKHTPVIKPEEKFSVTEGDILTIDPNSYERYTPYVKIFTSMSAAQAVRLFEEYKPLINNAYTEIGYGDDEFTQTLENAIDLLLDTPEPEGNLPLLRDSVTYQYAFAEWEQLPAAQKQLLRMGPENMKKVKAALRNIKAQLESK is encoded by the coding sequence ATGTCAGATAAACCATCAGCGTCAGATGTTCAAAAACGTCCACCTAATAACAATCTACTTTTTGCCATTATTATTTTAGTGGTACTCGTATGCGCCGCTGCATTTGTATTGCTTAAGCCAAGCAACGAGGCAGAAGTGCTTACTGAGGTTGAGCCAGCACCAGTAGAGCAGCCTATGATGGAGCTAAAGCCAGAAAATGATCCCGCTTTAGATGTACCATCAGTATTGCCAGATAAACCTCAAGATTATGAAATGCCAGCGCAACGTGATGCAGAACCAGCAGCCGTGCAATTACCACCACTTGATGAAAGTGATGCAGTTGTTGTGGCAAAAATGGATGAATACTTAAGTGATTCGGTAATGGAGCTAATGATTACCGATGATGTTATTCGCCGTGGTGTGGTGTTTGTTGATAATTTAGCAAAGGGCAAAGTTGCTACAAAACATACACCAGTAATAAAGCCAGAAGAAAAATTTAGTGTCACAGAAGGTGATATTTTAACTATTGATCCTAATAGTTATGAACGATACACCCCGTATGTGAAAATATTTACTAGTATGAGCGCCGCCCAAGCAGTGCGTTTATTTGAAGAATATAAACCGCTTATTAATAATGCCTATACTGAAATTGGTTACGGCGATGATGAGTTTACGCAAACGCTTGAAAATGCAATCGACTTATTACTCGATACACCAGAGCCAGAAGGTAACTTACCTTTGCTGCGCGACTCAGTAACCTACCAATATGCATTTGCAGAGTGGGAGCAATTACCCGCTGCACAAAAACAGCTTTTACGTATGGGCCCAGAGAACATGAAAAAAGTAAAAGCGGCACTGCGTAATATTAAAGCGCAGTTAGAGAGCAAATAG